A window from Akkermansia muciniphila encodes these proteins:
- a CDS encoding ubiquinone/menaquinone biosynthesis methyltransferase — protein MRNPEFVKAAFSAIAPRYVATNHVLSMGVDLLWRQRVVQLVSEWKPERLLDLATGTGDLALAILNAMPEIQLTGSDFCQPMLDVAAKRGLDNLVCADAMNLPFPSASYDVVTVAFGLRNMASYPDALREMARMLRPGGHLLILDFSLPENLLKSPYRFYLHRVLPVIAGWMTGHREAYDYLADSIEAFPCGEAMVDLLRECGYGNITAEPLNGGIASIYTAQK, from the coding sequence ATGCGCAATCCAGAATTCGTCAAAGCCGCTTTTTCCGCCATTGCACCGCGCTATGTGGCCACCAACCATGTCCTGAGCATGGGCGTGGACCTGCTGTGGCGCCAACGCGTCGTCCAGCTTGTCTCCGAATGGAAGCCGGAACGCCTGCTGGACCTGGCAACAGGAACGGGAGACCTGGCCCTGGCCATTCTGAACGCGATGCCGGAGATTCAACTGACAGGCTCTGATTTCTGCCAGCCCATGCTGGACGTGGCAGCCAAACGCGGACTGGACAACCTGGTCTGTGCAGACGCCATGAACCTGCCCTTCCCCTCCGCCTCCTATGATGTGGTCACCGTCGCCTTCGGCCTGCGGAACATGGCCAGCTATCCGGACGCCCTGCGGGAAATGGCCCGCATGCTGCGGCCGGGAGGCCACCTGCTCATTCTGGACTTCTCCCTGCCTGAAAACCTGTTGAAAAGCCCCTACCGGTTCTACCTGCACCGTGTTCTTCCAGTCATCGCAGGGTGGATGACCGGCCACCGGGAGGCCTATGACTACCTGGCAGACAGCATTGAAGCCTTTCCCTGCGGGGAGGCCATGGTTGACCTGCTCAGGGAATGCGGCTACGGCAACATTACGGCGGAACCCCTGAACGGAGGAATCGCCAGCATTTACACGGCCCAGAAATGA
- the dapF gene encoding diaminopimelate epimerase, which yields MLLHFYKMTGAGNDFIMVDNRDLGLSSVLDKETIEALCDRRFGIGADGLIAVEPSQGKGGAVRMRYYNADGGEAEMCGNGARCFGNFAAALLRHDKSAPLPFETMAGIVTASFEKNGHVTVNLTNPHSLQLFALNADPTVGADVHFLNTGVPHAVAFLDKLDGLDIPRLGAYLRYHDAFSPKGTNANFARILSPGHIAIRTYERGVENETLACGTGMTASALLHAVLTDAPSPIQVDVAGGDTLEVGFRRMGDHFTHVTLTGPADLVFTGDIEL from the coding sequence ATGCTGCTTCATTTTTACAAGATGACGGGGGCAGGCAACGACTTCATCATGGTGGACAACCGTGACCTGGGTCTTTCCTCCGTGCTGGACAAGGAAACCATTGAAGCCCTTTGCGACCGCCGCTTCGGCATCGGCGCTGACGGCCTGATTGCCGTGGAACCTTCCCAGGGAAAAGGCGGAGCCGTGCGCATGCGGTATTATAATGCCGACGGCGGAGAAGCGGAGATGTGCGGCAACGGAGCCCGCTGCTTCGGCAACTTTGCGGCAGCCCTTCTCCGGCATGACAAATCCGCCCCCCTTCCCTTTGAAACGATGGCCGGTATCGTGACCGCCTCCTTTGAAAAGAATGGCCATGTCACCGTCAACCTAACGAATCCGCACTCCCTGCAGCTTTTCGCCCTGAATGCAGACCCGACCGTGGGCGCAGACGTCCATTTCCTGAATACCGGCGTTCCACATGCCGTAGCGTTCCTGGATAAGCTGGACGGTCTTGACATTCCACGGCTGGGAGCCTACCTGCGCTATCATGATGCCTTCTCTCCAAAAGGAACCAACGCCAACTTCGCCAGAATCCTGTCTCCGGGGCACATCGCCATACGCACCTATGAACGGGGCGTGGAGAATGAAACGCTGGCCTGCGGAACGGGCATGACCGCCAGCGCGCTGCTGCATGCCGTACTGACAGACGCTCCCTCCCCCATCCAGGTAGACGTGGCTGGGGGTGACACGCTTGAAGTCGGCTTCCGGCGCATGGGGGACCACTTTACCCATGTCACCCTGACCGGTCCCGCGGACCTTGTCTTTACCGGAGACATTGAACTCTGA
- the priA gene encoding replication restart helicase PriA, with protein MQAARILVDGQSDLVLDYGIPPEAGDVKPGCRVRVPLRNRTATGTVLTLSEPDPAWRDKLKPILKLIDPEPLISPAMMSLASWAADYYSVALDQMIRCLLPETVRQENTAEKVRKVVHLEKRPSREELDALYRKAPRQARILDYFSSTEQLEAPLAEFGAGALNIARSLEAKGFISLKEESVHRDPSTGEQFVPSQPMTLNHQQEKALEEITAMCAAEQKKPVLLQGVTGSGKTEVYLQAVSNVVKSGKSALIMVPEISLTPQTVQRFKSRFAELPSSVAVLHSLLSDGERFDEWHAIRSGKARIVIGPRSAVFAPLQNLGLVIVDEEHDASYKQESSPRYHGRDLAVLRAHLEDCAVVLGSATPSLESTHNALTGKYALVKLTERADGQQLPLIRILDMKTEGKNKSGPNVLSERLRMSIDRRLEKGEQVILLLNRRGFARSIQCPDCGHVVTCLHCSLPLTYHRTEDRLICHLCGFKALPPRACPECRSANILLQGYGTQKVEEILRRTFPAARITRVDADVARKKNAVRTILNQFRTHKIDILLGTQMIAKGLDFPNVTLVGVLNADLGLYIPDPRAGERTFQLLTQVAGRAGRGDLSGEVIIQTFTPQSPSLQYARHHDTDGFAAQELEMRRAFDLPPFTHIAVLTIRSQHENMAEFATRTLAARLRGMLPPPATMTDPMPAPIPRAHGQFRFQITVKGPSARVLSRTLRKLVQEAGLGDDLTAVIDVDAMSFM; from the coding sequence ATGCAGGCGGCACGCATCCTGGTTGACGGACAGAGTGATCTGGTGCTGGATTACGGCATTCCGCCGGAAGCGGGAGACGTAAAACCGGGCTGCCGCGTCCGGGTGCCCCTGCGCAACAGGACGGCTACCGGCACCGTCCTTACGCTGTCCGAACCGGACCCTGCCTGGAGGGACAAGCTCAAGCCCATTCTGAAACTGATTGACCCGGAGCCCCTGATTTCCCCGGCCATGATGAGCCTGGCCTCCTGGGCGGCGGATTATTATTCCGTGGCGCTGGACCAGATGATCCGCTGCCTTCTGCCGGAAACCGTCCGGCAGGAAAATACGGCGGAGAAAGTACGCAAAGTAGTGCATCTGGAAAAACGCCCGTCCCGTGAGGAACTGGACGCCCTGTACCGCAAAGCGCCGCGGCAGGCCCGGATACTGGATTATTTTTCATCCACGGAACAGTTGGAAGCCCCGCTGGCGGAATTCGGCGCCGGAGCCCTGAATATTGCACGCAGCCTGGAAGCCAAAGGCTTTATTTCCCTGAAGGAGGAATCCGTGCACCGTGACCCCAGCACGGGGGAACAATTCGTTCCCAGCCAGCCGATGACGCTGAACCATCAGCAGGAGAAGGCGCTGGAAGAAATCACGGCCATGTGCGCGGCGGAGCAGAAAAAACCGGTGCTCCTGCAGGGAGTCACGGGTTCCGGAAAGACGGAGGTTTACCTGCAGGCCGTTTCCAATGTGGTAAAATCCGGAAAATCCGCCCTGATCATGGTGCCGGAAATTTCCCTGACGCCCCAGACCGTCCAGCGTTTCAAATCCCGCTTTGCGGAACTGCCCTCTTCCGTAGCGGTGCTGCACAGCCTCCTATCGGACGGGGAGCGCTTTGACGAATGGCACGCCATCCGTTCCGGAAAGGCCCGCATCGTCATCGGCCCCCGTTCCGCCGTCTTCGCCCCTCTTCAGAATCTGGGGCTGGTGATTGTGGATGAGGAACATGACGCGTCCTACAAGCAGGAAAGTTCCCCCCGCTACCACGGGCGGGACCTGGCCGTGCTGCGCGCCCATCTGGAAGACTGCGCCGTGGTCCTGGGCTCCGCCACCCCGTCCCTGGAAAGCACCCATAACGCCCTGACCGGGAAATACGCCCTGGTGAAGCTGACGGAACGCGCGGACGGCCAGCAGCTCCCGCTCATCCGCATTCTGGACATGAAAACGGAGGGCAAGAACAAGTCCGGCCCCAATGTCCTTTCCGAACGGCTCCGGATGTCCATTGACCGGAGGCTGGAAAAGGGGGAACAGGTTATCCTGCTGCTCAACAGGCGCGGATTTGCGCGCTCCATCCAGTGCCCGGACTGCGGCCATGTGGTCACGTGCCTGCATTGTTCCCTCCCCCTGACCTACCACCGCACGGAGGACCGCCTTATCTGCCACCTGTGCGGGTTCAAGGCCCTGCCTCCCCGCGCCTGCCCGGAGTGCCGGTCCGCCAATATCCTGCTCCAGGGGTACGGCACCCAGAAGGTGGAGGAAATCCTGCGCCGCACCTTTCCAGCGGCGCGCATCACGCGCGTGGATGCGGACGTGGCACGGAAGAAAAACGCCGTCAGAACCATCCTGAACCAGTTCCGCACCCACAAAATAGACATTCTCCTGGGCACCCAGATGATCGCCAAGGGGCTGGATTTCCCCAACGTAACGCTGGTAGGCGTGCTGAACGCGGACCTGGGGCTTTATATTCCGGACCCCCGGGCCGGAGAACGCACCTTCCAGCTCCTGACCCAGGTGGCGGGCCGCGCGGGCCGCGGCGACCTCTCCGGAGAAGTCATCATCCAGACCTTTACGCCCCAGTCTCCCTCCCTGCAATATGCACGGCATCATGATACGGACGGGTTCGCGGCCCAGGAGCTGGAAATGCGCCGCGCCTTTGATCTCCCCCCCTTCACCCACATCGCCGTGCTTACCATACGCTCCCAGCATGAAAACATGGCGGAATTCGCCACGCGCACGCTTGCCGCACGCCTCCGCGGAATGCTGCCCCCCCCCGCTACGATGACGGACCCCATGCCGGCGCCCATCCCGCGCGCGCACGGGCAGTTCAGATTCCAGATTACGGTGAAGGGCCCTTCCGCGCGCGTCCTCTCCCGCACCCTCCGGAAGCTGGTGCAGGAGGCCGGACTGGGAGATGACCTGACGGCCGTGATTGACGTGGACGCCATGTCATTCATGTAA
- the prmC gene encoding peptide chain release factor N(5)-glutamine methyltransferase, with protein sequence MKTLLEVLQSGTDYLARQGCEEARATMQHLMAHVLHCNRTALYSQFDRPVEETELAPLRELLKRRAAGEPLQHLLGSTEFFRRDFLTDARALIPRPETEELVEMVLKKIPARPVRVLDMGTGSGIIGVTLALELKERAKEVVLADISPQALDLALENAMRLGARVSTIQTDLFENIPLEKAAPFPAETDSSGAAPGEEENSPGQEMRFDVIVANLPYIADGEELAPEVMKDPHTALFGGPKGWEIIERFLARARDYLNDNGFVALEIGYDQAPAVTQIMDGYGYNYIEVLKDMSGIARFPFGYR encoded by the coding sequence ATGAAAACCTTACTGGAAGTTCTTCAGTCCGGCACGGACTACCTGGCGCGCCAGGGCTGCGAAGAAGCCCGCGCCACCATGCAGCACCTGATGGCCCATGTCCTGCACTGCAACCGCACGGCTCTCTACTCCCAGTTTGACAGGCCTGTTGAGGAAACGGAACTGGCGCCCCTGCGGGAACTGCTGAAGCGCAGGGCGGCGGGCGAACCGCTGCAGCACCTGCTGGGCTCTACCGAATTTTTCCGGAGGGATTTTCTGACGGATGCGCGCGCGCTGATTCCGCGCCCGGAAACGGAAGAACTGGTGGAAATGGTGCTTAAAAAGATTCCCGCCCGTCCGGTACGCGTGCTGGATATGGGCACCGGATCCGGCATCATCGGCGTCACGCTGGCCCTGGAACTCAAGGAGAGAGCGAAGGAAGTCGTCCTGGCGGACATTTCCCCGCAGGCGCTGGACCTGGCGCTGGAAAACGCCATGCGGCTGGGAGCAAGGGTTTCCACCATCCAGACGGACCTGTTTGAAAACATCCCCCTGGAAAAAGCCGCCCCATTCCCGGCGGAAACGGATTCTTCCGGGGCCGCCCCGGGAGAGGAAGAGAACAGTCCGGGTCAGGAAATGCGCTTTGACGTCATCGTGGCCAACCTTCCCTACATTGCGGACGGAGAGGAGCTTGCCCCGGAGGTCATGAAGGACCCGCATACGGCCCTGTTCGGCGGCCCGAAAGGTTGGGAAATCATTGAACGCTTCCTGGCCCGCGCACGGGATTACCTGAATGATAACGGCTTCGTAGCGCTGGAAATCGGATATGACCAGGCACCTGCCGTGACGCAGATCATGGACGGGTACGGCTATAATTACATTGAAGTGCTGAAAGACATGAGCGGCATCGCCCGTTTTCCCTTTGGCTATCGTTAA
- the prfA gene encoding peptide chain release factor 1, protein MDYTPLIEKRRQRLEELETIIAEPDFFNDQKRASETMREHRRLKELMETWDSLNATEQQLADNQELAKTDDPELAELASLEIPELEEALEKLRSDVQYSLLPRDTTEDRDAIIEIRAGTGGDEASLFAGDLLRMYQRFAEERGWRFEHLESSPSDVGGFKEVVCRIAGEEVFRFLKYEGGVHRVQRVPATETQGRIHTSTATVAVMPEAEEVDIEIRPEDLRIEVCRSGGAGGQHVNKTESAVQIWHIPTGVYVRCEEERSQMKNREKGMKILRAKLFEAKKREEAEKYSAARRSLIGSGGREEKIRTYNFPQNRLTDHRIGYTSHNLDGILMGQMEDLIMALQHAEMQERLAEAGMS, encoded by the coding sequence ATGGATTACACACCTCTCATTGAAAAACGCCGCCAGCGCCTGGAAGAATTGGAAACGATCATTGCCGAACCGGATTTTTTCAATGACCAGAAGCGGGCCTCGGAAACCATGAGGGAGCACCGCCGCCTGAAGGAACTGATGGAAACGTGGGACTCCCTGAACGCCACGGAACAGCAATTGGCGGACAATCAGGAGCTGGCGAAGACGGATGACCCGGAACTGGCGGAGCTGGCCTCCCTGGAGATCCCGGAACTGGAAGAGGCGCTGGAAAAATTGCGCAGTGACGTCCAGTACAGCCTCCTTCCCCGTGACACGACGGAAGACCGGGACGCCATTATTGAAATCCGCGCCGGCACGGGCGGAGATGAAGCGTCCCTGTTCGCCGGAGACCTGCTCCGGATGTACCAGCGCTTTGCGGAAGAACGCGGCTGGCGCTTTGAACACCTGGAAAGCAGCCCTTCCGACGTAGGCGGCTTCAAGGAAGTCGTCTGCCGCATTGCCGGAGAAGAAGTATTCCGCTTCCTGAAGTATGAGGGGGGCGTGCACCGCGTGCAGCGCGTACCCGCTACGGAAACGCAGGGGCGCATTCACACGTCCACCGCCACCGTGGCCGTGATGCCTGAAGCGGAGGAAGTGGACATTGAAATCCGTCCGGAGGACCTCCGTATTGAAGTGTGCCGTTCCGGAGGCGCAGGCGGCCAGCACGTGAACAAGACGGAATCCGCCGTGCAGATATGGCACATTCCCACGGGCGTTTACGTCCGGTGCGAGGAAGAACGCAGCCAGATGAAGAACCGTGAAAAAGGCATGAAGATTCTGCGCGCCAAGCTTTTTGAAGCCAAGAAGCGGGAAGAGGCGGAGAAGTATTCCGCCGCACGCCGGAGCCTCATCGGGTCCGGCGGCCGTGAAGAAAAAATCCGGACGTACAATTTCCCGCAAAACCGCCTGACGGACCACCGCATCGGCTACACCTCCCATAACCTGGACGGCATCCTGATGGGGCAGATGGAAGACCTGATCATGGCTCTCCAGCACGCGGAAATGCAGGAACGCCTGGCGGAAGCCGGCATGTCCTAA
- a CDS encoding alanine/glycine:cation symporter family protein, with translation MLEALQNAFLQTGDMLTTWLSAFSSFLWGWPLLIMLLGTHLYLTIILRFPQRYLLKALKLYFVKDHTDKGDISPFSSLMVALAANIGAGNIIGVGVAIAAGGPGAIFWCWLTGVLGMATRYSEGLLAIKYRVENPDGNMSGGPMFVLERGMKCKWLGVVFAVFTAIAAFGIGNLTQGNAAAEQLHHAFSIPSWGTAAVLTILTAMVMLGGIRSIAKVCAFFVPFMAVIYIIGCVYILAVQSHYILPAIRYILDCAFTGEAAAGGVVGAAVMTAMRTGVARGLFSNEAGLGSAAIASAAAQNRNPVRQALISSSGPFWDTVVICALTGIVLTTSILAHPDISSSDGPRLTTLAFSKIPYVGSPLLTVSLVTFVVSTILGWSYFGEKALEYLGGIRLITPYRVIWVAAVFTGCVSKIDLVWVFADCANGLMALPNLISLLALSGVLVQQTRYYLWQHRLDDYDDSHIPEGK, from the coding sequence ATGCTTGAAGCCCTGCAAAACGCCTTTCTCCAGACCGGGGACATGCTCACAACCTGGCTGTCCGCCTTCAGCAGTTTCCTGTGGGGATGGCCTCTGCTCATCATGCTGCTGGGCACTCACCTGTACCTCACCATCATTCTGCGCTTTCCGCAGCGATACCTGCTCAAGGCCCTGAAACTGTATTTTGTGAAGGACCATACGGACAAGGGGGACATTTCCCCGTTCAGTTCCCTGATGGTGGCCCTGGCCGCCAATATCGGCGCGGGCAATATCATCGGCGTGGGGGTGGCAATTGCCGCCGGGGGGCCCGGGGCCATCTTCTGGTGCTGGCTGACGGGCGTTCTTGGCATGGCTACACGGTATTCGGAAGGGCTGCTTGCCATCAAGTACCGTGTGGAAAACCCGGACGGCAACATGAGCGGCGGTCCCATGTTCGTACTGGAACGCGGCATGAAATGCAAATGGCTCGGAGTAGTCTTTGCCGTATTTACGGCCATTGCCGCCTTCGGCATCGGCAACCTGACACAGGGGAATGCGGCAGCGGAACAGCTCCACCACGCTTTTTCCATTCCCTCCTGGGGAACGGCAGCAGTGCTGACCATCCTGACGGCCATGGTCATGCTGGGGGGCATCCGGAGCATTGCCAAGGTATGCGCCTTTTTCGTCCCGTTCATGGCGGTAATCTACATTATAGGCTGTGTCTACATCCTGGCCGTACAGTCGCATTACATTCTTCCGGCCATCCGGTACATTCTGGACTGCGCTTTTACCGGGGAAGCCGCCGCAGGGGGCGTGGTGGGCGCCGCCGTCATGACGGCCATGCGGACCGGCGTGGCCCGCGGCCTTTTTTCCAATGAAGCCGGGCTGGGTTCCGCCGCCATCGCTTCCGCCGCCGCACAAAACCGCAACCCCGTACGGCAGGCTCTCATTTCTTCCAGCGGCCCGTTCTGGGATACCGTGGTCATCTGCGCCCTGACGGGCATCGTGCTGACTACCAGCATCCTCGCCCATCCGGACATTTCGTCCAGTGACGGTCCCAGGCTCACTACGCTGGCATTCAGTAAAATTCCTTATGTGGGCTCCCCTCTCCTGACAGTCAGCCTCGTCACTTTTGTGGTCTCCACCATTCTGGGCTGGTCTTACTTTGGTGAAAAAGCCCTGGAGTACCTGGGGGGCATCCGGCTGATCACGCCTTACCGCGTCATCTGGGTGGCAGCGGTCTTTACCGGCTGCGTTTCCAAGATAGACCTGGTATGGGTCTTTGCGGACTGCGCCAACGGCCTGATGGCCCTTCCCAACCTTATTTCACTGCTGGCCCTTTCCGGCGTGCTTGTCCAGCAAACGCGGTACTACCTTTGGCAGCACAGGCTGGACGATTATGACGATTCCCATATTCCGGAAGGCAAATAA
- a CDS encoding tetratricopeptide repeat protein: protein MLVLKNEFVIRWNVMKRRCKLLNDGDFYTGSMWRYGFPLWGCGVFLFLLGTGAGLGVEAAADHASDEGVLVDTARVGLFRDAAGRGEVAGLEGLALCYFCGKGVPQDFHEAFLWAEKAGKKGNSTSQFILGCLYYDGKGGVKQDFRKAHEWFSLAAGQGNAASQFYLGVLYSEGQGVRRDDREAFKWYSLSASAGYADAQDAVGCFYDQGRAVKRDERKALEWMRRAAQQGNADGQFHLGKLYGRQEKWKEAYHWASLSAKKGNAEAQYLVGMMHMGGLGTEMDTKEAVFWWARAAKQGNQDALDMLRKMGKEDLTKDPFFR from the coding sequence TTGTTGGTTTTAAAAAATGAATTTGTTATTCGTTGGAACGTTATGAAAAGACGTTGCAAGTTGTTGAATGATGGTGACTTTTACACAGGGAGCATGTGGAGGTATGGATTTCCGTTGTGGGGATGCGGAGTGTTCCTTTTTTTATTGGGTACCGGAGCGGGGCTCGGAGTGGAGGCTGCGGCAGACCATGCTTCTGATGAAGGAGTTCTTGTTGACACGGCCAGGGTTGGCTTGTTCAGGGATGCTGCCGGGAGGGGGGAAGTTGCCGGTCTGGAGGGGTTGGCCCTGTGTTATTTTTGTGGAAAGGGTGTTCCTCAGGATTTTCACGAAGCTTTTTTGTGGGCAGAGAAGGCTGGAAAGAAGGGTAATTCTACCTCCCAGTTTATTCTTGGGTGCCTTTATTACGATGGAAAAGGAGGCGTCAAGCAGGATTTCCGGAAAGCCCATGAGTGGTTCTCCCTGGCCGCCGGACAGGGAAATGCCGCTTCACAGTTTTATTTAGGGGTGCTGTATTCCGAAGGACAGGGTGTTAGGCGTGATGACAGGGAGGCGTTCAAATGGTATTCCTTATCCGCTTCCGCCGGTTATGCCGACGCGCAGGATGCCGTCGGTTGCTTTTACGATCAGGGACGTGCCGTCAAACGGGATGAACGGAAGGCCCTGGAATGGATGAGGCGTGCGGCACAGCAGGGTAATGCAGATGGCCAGTTCCATCTGGGAAAATTATACGGACGTCAGGAAAAATGGAAGGAGGCCTATCACTGGGCATCTCTTTCCGCAAAAAAGGGGAATGCGGAAGCCCAGTATCTTGTCGGGATGATGCATATGGGCGGTTTAGGAACGGAAATGGATACCAAGGAGGCGGTTTTCTGGTGGGCGCGCGCCGCCAAGCAGGGAAATCAGGATGCCCTGGATATGCTCCGGAAGATGGGGAAGGAAGATTTGACGAAGGATCCCTTTTTCCGTTAA
- the glsA gene encoding glutaminase A gives MSDIPTKEQIQTAVDNAYAYAKTVQGGKNASYIPALAQVPSDLLAIAVVTVNGDILTAGSADTPFAIESISKAFNLAYVMDLIGMKELRTKIGADPTGEPFNSVMAIELHGGKPLNPLVNAGAMATVSLVNGSDSDEIWSNMIHNFNNFANTALTVNQEIYKSESATNQHNRGIAWLLDSYGYFYNTPPMIVDLYTRMCSLNITTSQLALMGACYANGGVNPVSKKRVVKDENVPAILAELCMSGLYNSTGDWMYKAGVPAKSGVGGGLVAVVPGKMAMAAFSPPLDPAGNTVKGQAALQSIIKELNLNLFRS, from the coding sequence ATGAGTGATATACCCACCAAAGAACAAATCCAGACGGCTGTGGACAACGCGTATGCCTACGCCAAAACGGTCCAGGGCGGCAAAAACGCCTCCTACATCCCGGCTCTGGCGCAAGTTCCCTCAGACCTGCTGGCGATTGCCGTGGTCACTGTCAACGGAGATATCCTGACCGCAGGTTCCGCAGACACGCCCTTTGCCATTGAATCCATCTCCAAGGCCTTCAACCTGGCCTACGTCATGGACCTGATCGGAATGAAGGAGCTGCGCACGAAGATCGGGGCGGACCCCACCGGGGAGCCCTTCAACTCCGTCATGGCGATTGAGCTGCACGGCGGCAAGCCCCTCAATCCCCTGGTCAACGCAGGGGCCATGGCGACAGTCAGCCTGGTCAACGGCTCGGATTCCGATGAAATATGGTCCAACATGATTCATAATTTCAACAACTTCGCCAACACGGCCCTGACCGTGAACCAGGAGATTTACAAGTCGGAAAGCGCCACCAACCAGCACAACCGCGGCATTGCATGGCTGCTTGACAGCTACGGCTATTTTTACAATACGCCGCCCATGATCGTGGACCTGTACACCCGCATGTGCTCCCTGAATATCACCACCTCCCAGCTGGCGCTGATGGGCGCCTGCTATGCCAATGGGGGCGTCAACCCCGTCAGCAAAAAGCGGGTGGTGAAGGATGAGAACGTTCCCGCCATTCTGGCGGAACTGTGCATGTCCGGCCTCTACAACTCCACGGGAGACTGGATGTACAAGGCAGGCGTTCCGGCCAAGTCCGGCGTGGGCGGCGGCCTGGTGGCCGTGGTCCCCGGCAAGATGGCCATGGCGGCCTTCTCCCCGCCCCTGGACCCCGCCGGAAACACCGTCAAGGGCCAGGCAGCTCTTCAATCCATTATCAAGGAATTGAATCTGAACCTTTTCCGGAGCTGA
- the gadC gene encoding putative glutamine/gamma-aminobutyrate antiporter GadC, producing MGVFTLAMINVSAIVSLRGMPAESTYGLSSVFYYIFAAAFFLVPVSLVAAELTTGWPQKGGVYRWVGEAFGKKLGFLAIWLQWIESTIWFPTVLTFAAVSLAFMGPGQRWDEALAANKWYVLIVVLCVYWGATLLNLRGMKTSAGVTKWGTMIGTIIPGAILILLGIGYWAGGNPVLLDMNWDKLIPDMSNFNNLVLAASIFLFYAGMEMSAVHVKDVNNPGRNYPLAILISAIITVVIFVFGTLAIGFIIPGSQINLVQSLLISYDDYFSFFGLGWMNWILALALAVGVLAQVTAWVGGPSKGLFQVGLTGNLPPVMQKRNKNNVQMGILLIQGGIVTLLSVMFVIMPSVQSTYQIISQLTIILYLIMYMLMFASGIYLRYREPNTPRTFRIPGGKTFGMWVVGGLGFLASLAAFLVSFIPPNQITVGSNTMYILLLVVGTFIFAGIPFIIQAMAKPSWKRPISPEDAFEPFGWEKTNGNH from the coding sequence ATGGGGGTATTTACGCTCGCCATGATTAACGTTTCCGCCATTGTCAGCTTGCGCGGCATGCCGGCGGAAAGTACGTACGGACTAAGCTCCGTCTTCTATTACATTTTTGCCGCGGCCTTTTTCCTGGTGCCCGTCTCCCTGGTAGCGGCGGAACTCACCACCGGATGGCCCCAGAAAGGCGGCGTTTACCGGTGGGTGGGTGAAGCCTTCGGCAAAAAGCTGGGATTCCTGGCTATCTGGCTCCAATGGATTGAGAGTACCATCTGGTTCCCGACCGTGCTGACCTTCGCCGCCGTCTCCCTGGCTTTCATGGGACCCGGACAGCGATGGGATGAAGCGCTTGCCGCCAACAAATGGTATGTACTCATCGTGGTGCTGTGCGTGTACTGGGGAGCCACCCTGCTCAACCTGCGCGGCATGAAGACTTCCGCAGGAGTCACCAAGTGGGGCACCATGATCGGCACCATTATTCCGGGCGCCATCCTGATTCTCCTCGGCATCGGCTACTGGGCCGGAGGCAACCCCGTCCTGCTGGACATGAACTGGGACAAGTTGATTCCGGACATGAGCAATTTCAACAACCTGGTGCTGGCGGCCAGTATCTTCCTGTTCTACGCAGGGATGGAAATGTCCGCCGTGCACGTCAAGGACGTGAACAACCCCGGGCGCAATTATCCGCTGGCGATTCTGATTTCCGCCATCATTACGGTGGTCATCTTCGTCTTCGGCACGCTCGCCATCGGCTTCATCATTCCCGGCTCCCAGATCAACCTGGTGCAGAGCCTGCTGATTTCCTACGACGACTATTTCAGCTTCTTCGGCCTCGGCTGGATGAACTGGATTCTGGCGCTCGCCCTGGCTGTGGGCGTTCTGGCACAGGTAACCGCATGGGTGGGAGGCCCCTCCAAGGGTCTTTTCCAGGTGGGCCTGACCGGCAACCTGCCGCCCGTGATGCAGAAGCGGAACAAGAACAACGTCCAGATGGGCATTCTGCTCATTCAGGGGGGCATCGTCACCCTGCTGTCCGTCATGTTCGTGATCATGCCTTCCGTACAGTCCACGTACCAGATCATCTCCCAGCTTACCATCATCCTGTACCTGATCATGTACATGCTGATGTTCGCCTCCGGCATTTATCTGCGCTACCGTGAACCGAATACCCCGCGTACCTTCCGCATTCCCGGCGGCAAGACCTTCGGCATGTGGGTAGTCGGCGGCCTCGGCTTCCTGGCCAGCCTGGCGGCCTTCCTGGTCAGCTTCATCCCGCCGAACCAGATCACCGTGGGCAGCAACACCATGTACATTCTGCTGCTGGTCGTGGGAACCTTCATCTTCGCCGGCATTCCCTTCATCATCCAGGCCATGGCCAAGCCGTCCTGGAAGCGCCCGATCTCCCCGGAAGACGCCTTTGAGCCCTTCGGTTGGGAAAAGACGAACGGCAATCATTAA